The Flavobacterium sp. 123 genome contains a region encoding:
- a CDS encoding tRNA1(Val) (adenine(37)-N6)-methyltransferase, giving the protein MSKFQFKQFSIEQDRCAMKIGTDGVLLGAWTPIENNPFRILDIGTGTGIIALMLAQRSHAEQIDALEIDEEAYEQATDNFENAPWNDRMFCFHAGLDEFVEEPEDEYDLIVSNPPFYQEDYKSNNEQRDLARFQDAMPFEDLVEAADLLLSENGIFSVIIPFKEEEKFIALAKEFELFPTKITRVKGTPTTEIKRSLLAFSRNKTPDFITDELVIETARHQYTPEYIELTKDFYLKM; this is encoded by the coding sequence ATGTCCAAATTCCAATTCAAACAATTTTCCATAGAACAAGACAGATGCGCCATGAAAATTGGCACAGATGGCGTTTTATTAGGTGCTTGGACTCCAATAGAAAATAATCCTTTCCGCATTTTAGACATTGGAACAGGAACAGGAATTATTGCCTTAATGCTTGCTCAAAGAAGTCATGCAGAACAAATTGATGCTTTAGAAATAGACGAAGAAGCCTACGAACAAGCGACAGATAATTTTGAAAATGCTCCTTGGAACGATCGTATGTTTTGTTTTCATGCAGGCCTGGACGAATTTGTAGAAGAACCAGAAGATGAATATGATTTAATTGTTTCCAATCCCCCATTTTATCAAGAAGATTACAAATCGAATAACGAACAACGCGATTTGGCGCGTTTTCAAGACGCAATGCCTTTTGAAGATTTGGTTGAAGCTGCCGATTTATTACTTTCAGAAAATGGTATCTTCTCTGTGATAATTCCTTTTAAAGAAGAAGAAAAATTTATAGCTCTTGCTAAAGAATTTGAATTATTCCCTACTAAAATCACCCGCGTAAAAGGAACTCCAACAACCGAAATCAAACGCAGTCTTTTGGCTTTTAGCCGAAATAAAACTCCTGATTTCATTACAGACGAACTCGTTATTGAAACAGCTCGCCATCAATACACTCCAGAATACATCGAATTGACAAAAGATTTTTATTTGAAAATGTAA
- the rimM gene encoding ribosome maturation factor RimM (Essential for efficient processing of 16S rRNA) → MRKEDCFYLGKIAKKFSFKGEVLAYLDTDEPELYENLESVFVECNKHLVPFFIENSSLHKNDFLRIRFEDVNNEEEADALIGNDLYLPLKMLPKLTGNKFYFHEVIGFEVEDKRLGIVGTIQSINDSTAQPLFEVLKDDVEILIPMIDHFLVKIDRENKKVIMDLPEGLIEMYL, encoded by the coding sequence ATGCGTAAAGAAGATTGTTTCTATTTAGGTAAAATCGCTAAAAAATTTAGTTTCAAAGGGGAAGTTCTTGCCTATTTAGATACGGATGAACCTGAGTTATACGAAAACTTGGAATCAGTGTTTGTTGAATGCAACAAACACTTGGTTCCTTTTTTTATTGAAAACAGTTCTTTACACAAAAATGATTTTCTTAGAATTCGTTTTGAAGATGTAAATAATGAAGAAGAAGCTGATGCGCTAATTGGCAACGACTTATACCTTCCTCTAAAAATGTTGCCAAAACTTACTGGTAACAAATTTTATTTTCACGAGGTAATTGGTTTTGAAGTTGAAGACAAACGTCTTGGTATTGTCGGAACAATTCAATCTATTAATGATTCTACCGCACAACCTCTTTTTGAAGTCTTAAAAGACGATGTTGAAATCCTTATTCCAATGATTGATCATTTCTTAGTAAAGATAGACCGTGAAAACAAAAAAGTCATTATGGATTTACCAGAAGGACTGATTGAAATGTACCTTTAA
- a CDS encoding 30S ribosomal protein S16 produces the protein MSVKIRLQRHGKKQKPFYWVVAADARSKRDGKYLEKIGTYNPNTNPATIELNLDSAVKWLHNGAQPTDTAKAILSYKGALLKHHLDGGIRKGALTQEQADAKLAAWLEAKAGKVDAKKQGLTKAQADVKAKAFKAEQEVNAKRLAAAAQAEADAIAAATPAVEEEVSEEVEASAEETPAAEEENNETTEA, from the coding sequence ATGTCAGTAAAAATTAGATTACAAAGACACGGTAAAAAACAAAAACCTTTTTACTGGGTTGTAGCTGCAGATGCACGCTCAAAAAGAGATGGTAAATACTTAGAGAAAATCGGTACTTACAATCCAAACACTAACCCAGCAACTATCGAATTAAACCTTGATAGCGCAGTTAAATGGTTACACAATGGTGCACAACCAACTGATACTGCTAAAGCAATTCTTTCTTACAAAGGAGCTTTATTGAAACACCACCTTGATGGAGGTATTCGTAAAGGAGCTTTAACTCAAGAACAAGCTGACGCAAAATTAGCTGCTTGGTTAGAAGCTAAAGCTGGAAAAGTTGATGCTAAAAAACAAGGTTTAACAAAAGCGCAAGCTGATGTAAAAGCTAAAGCTTTCAAAGCAGAACAAGAAGTTAATGCAAAACGTTTAGCTGCTGCTGCACAAGCTGAAGCTGATGCTATTGCTGCTGCAACTCCAGCTGTAGAAGAAGAAGTTTCAGAAGAAGTTGAGGCTTCAGCTGAAGAAACTCCTGCTGCAGAAGAAGAAAATAACGAAACAACTGAAGCATAA